GTTCGGTTCTACGGCGTAAAATTTAAAATAGTAAATATAGAAAGTTAAGTTTTTAAGAGGCTTTTGCTCCTCTAATTTTCTTACTtcggttagagatgctctaatctGTGAGAGCACGGAACCTACGGTCGGGTAGGACATCTCAATTGTCGCTAATTCCAATTTTCATAAATTTTCAATGCTACGAGGGCGTCAGCGCAAAGAGTCAAAGAATCAGTCAAAATAAACCAACCAGACTACCATCTAAAAAAATCTAGGCTGTTCTGGAAAATCGAGACTGGTTAAATGTCATAAACAAATCCACGAGGTCCATAGTAGCAGCACCATCGCTTCAGAGTTCAGACTTGACAATAGATTCAGCGAAGACACGCGTGCACCGCAACGAGAAGTCCCCGATCGACCTTGGGGTGATTGATTACTCCGCCGCGAGAAGAAGTTGGGTGAGATGAACTGGGTGAGCAAGAAGATCCACCTCTACAACGTCACGATGGGCCTCTACATGCTCGATTGGTGGGAGCGATGTCTCTTCAGTATCCTTCAGTTTATCTCCACTTTGTTGCCGCTTGCTGGCCAATTTCGTCTGTGTTACGGGGAAACCCGTCTCTCCGTCTAGATTTGCCATTTCTTTAATtggatccgattttggttgttccAGCGAACGAGATTTAATTTTGGGCACAGTTCCAATTCGTTCTCGTGGTAAAACGAGTTTCTTTCTAGTTGATAGCGTGGTATTGATTTCTGCAGCCGTATGGGTTTCGCTTTGAGAAAGGAGAATGGCTAAATTGTTTTCAACGATTTGCATTATTTATCCGGCTACTTCTTGCATACTTTTCCCCTTTAACTCGAGTAGACATAATGGTCCTGATCCTGCTCTGTTTCATCTTCCTGAATGGATCTCGCTTCGCCATCGACGTCTATCAGAGGTACCCATCCCACTGCCTAATCTCCCCATCTCTACTCTGGAAACTTATATATAAACTATTGGGGTCAAATCTTAATTTAGTTGTGCTCCTGTAGATCTTTAAGTTGAAGGTTTGATTTCTTTAAATATAGCCGTATACTCTCAATTGTGCTATCTACCTATGGCGAAAATGGGTCTCCTAGCTCGTTTAACCCGTTCATTTTACTAAAAACACTTCCGATAAGACTATTACTTCAAAATTCACCTTATCTAGTCTAATGAACTTACTTTACTATGTGTGACAATCATACTCAGCGTTTAAAGTTGTTCCCGAGCTTCACCATAGCTGGTGCCGTGTGTCTCCACTTACATGATCGGCCTAGACCCGTCAGAACTTCTACTGCCGGGTCATAGTTGGTATCGAAGTATTTGTTTGTTGAGAGGTGATCTTTTATTCTATTTGTCGTTAAAGATTTTTGGGTGGAGAGGGGGTGACTGAACCACTACTGGCACCAACCCCAACATATATAGTACTGTAGTAAGAAGTTCAGTGTAAGTAAAGTAAGAGAGTATGTTGCAGaagaaaaagaggaagaaaaataAGCTGGAGAAGGAACCAGATTGCCAAAGAGCACATTCCAACCCAACCACCTATTTAGCGAGTCTAATGTCCTCAGATTGATAGATTAATTTGAAACTTGATTTGATTATGTTTCAGTAGCGCCCGTTAGGTTGTTTCAGGTCAGTTTAATCCTTATTTTCAACGCTAAGATGTAATTTTGGTTGCTGAGTACAATACACAAGTGGAAATGGCATCCTGGAATCTAAATTCAAGGAAGGTTCGTGTAAATATGTAAATTTAGAATCTGGACATTTACATCCACAAACTTGTACAAGTGGCCGGAATTTTTTTTGATGTACTGACATGCCATCCACATGGAACTGGTAGCTGATCTTGCAATTCACATATGGTGCTAGATGTTTGACATGGTACCCTCCCTTTTCTCCTCCCTGGAAGCCTAGAGGCATTTCCTCAAACTATCTGTGTGTCTAGGTATCTAAGGCAACAAGTTGAGTCGAGTCAATTAGatttcctcccccccccccccacaactGATTGGTGGGTAGTTAACGCAGTTGACCACTAGTTAAGCTAAGGGCAAAGCAGAGTGAGGAACTGCAGGAGCATCACTCGATGACTCAAAGGCACAAAATTGCAGGTTGCAGCATTCGATTCCACATCTAACTAATAGTAGTAATAGACAGCCAGAGCAAAGAAGAGGTAGGaggggctatggcatcactcaacacttggaatttcagcacagcctgaaGCTAAGGAGGCAGCTCTTGTAGAAAAACAGGCTACGTCCACACAGCAGACTAGCAGACCAACAAACCAAAGAAATTAAGAGATGGCATAGGAGAGAAAAGGTGAGAGGAAACTGAGCAACTGATCTTGGGTTAGGATCTCAGGTCTTTGAGTTAGAGGCGAGGTGGAGGCGGCAACGTGTTGGGAGGCCTCGGCACTGGAGAGTCTCACAAGCGGAAACGACGGACCTCTCGCAGACAAGATCCGCACAATGTGGATGGCGCTTGGATGCCTCAGAGGCAGAGTACTACCGGAGAAAGGTGAGGTGGTCAGGGCCTGGAGGTGGTGGTGACACCACCGCACTTGCCACGTGCAAGTTTAGTTATAGCCCTGCTTTGCAAGTATAGGTGTTCTGTAGAAAATAAAAACTAGACTAGCCTCGATGGGCTCGAAAATGCTCGCCCAGCATGGAGAGCTGTCGGTACAAATATGAGAAAAGTGCTAAGGTAATAGGTTCCGTGATGGTAACTGCTGTGCATGCTCATACTTCCTAGTTAGTTGGTACCCAGCTGAAAATGAAACAAACCAAACAAGTATCTAGGCCTTGTAGACTGTGGCCTGTGCTCACTATAAACCATTACCCAGCTAGGCATTATCAACAGAACATCTAAACATCCCCCAAATATCCCCACCAAAACTTTTGTTGAAGTGGTCACATGCAACCTAGCTGCGCAACTTGCCTTCCTTGGTCGACTTCTAGCCGCCTAGTCAACAGCTGGCCGATAAACATGCTGCTCGACTCGCTCTGCTAGTCTAGTTGCTGTGCTAAGCCGTGCTCGCCTATCTTCTATCTGACATAGCGACTAACTATGGTCCAATCGACAACTAGTCACTGGCTTAAAACCATACAATGATACAAATATGATCAGCAACGTCTTGCatgggattcaagatatggagcGCATAGCCAATCTTGCTGGTTTTAC
This region of Lolium perenne isolate Kyuss_39 chromosome 2, Kyuss_2.0, whole genome shotgun sequence genomic DNA includes:
- the LOC127333569 gene encoding uncharacterized protein, whose protein sequence is MNWVSKKIHLYNVTMGLYMLDWWERCLFNIMVLILLCFIFLNGSRFAIDVYQSHLKVMFMNGGKYDMGIGMPS